One segment of Oceanispirochaeta sp. DNA contains the following:
- the cls gene encoding cardiolipin synthase produces MLLSVLNYLYYVNILITFVAVIFILLSNKESESTIAWLLLIIVLPVWGLIFYILLGLDVKKHKVIQRRPEELFAERLHPLLQSQKELIHNSEVGDSESLTDVLKSMNLLLNANQSALTIDNRVNVFYSGEELFQHLLRELNDARESIHMEYFIWKSDELGQKIKDVLIKKAREGVEIKLIFDGLGSFGRISFKYKRELKDAGVQFSYFKDLNRFIARLKINYSNHKKIVIIDSRIAYTGGMNIGTEYIDGGSNFESWRDTHVRLQGTSVKILQTIFLTDWFNCGYEMLVQDNFFPEETENIHGIPMQIAVSGPDSQWNSIELLIFNMISNANHEVYIQSPYFIPDLAIMRAMESAAMSGIKITLMMAGIPDKRIAWWTAYTYFEPLLRAGVRILHYMGGFLHSKVVIMDNIVSTTGTCNMDIRSFRLNYEVNSVFYDQNITQELKDHCLKDEEKCREILIDEIMSLKISQKLRNSVCRLFSPLM; encoded by the coding sequence ATGTTATTATCAGTTCTGAATTATTTGTACTATGTGAACATTCTTATAACTTTTGTAGCCGTCATTTTTATTTTGCTTTCTAATAAAGAAAGTGAATCTACCATCGCCTGGCTGCTGCTTATTATAGTTCTTCCAGTATGGGGACTCATCTTCTACATACTCCTGGGTTTGGATGTTAAAAAACATAAGGTGATACAGCGAAGACCGGAAGAGTTGTTTGCCGAAAGGCTGCATCCCCTGCTGCAATCCCAGAAAGAACTGATCCACAACAGTGAAGTGGGAGACAGTGAATCTCTGACTGATGTGCTGAAAAGTATGAATCTTCTTCTCAATGCCAATCAATCTGCTTTGACAATTGATAATCGTGTCAATGTATTTTATTCAGGAGAAGAGCTCTTCCAGCATCTCCTTCGTGAATTGAATGATGCCCGGGAATCCATTCATATGGAGTATTTCATATGGAAATCGGATGAGCTCGGTCAGAAAATCAAAGATGTACTGATAAAAAAGGCTCGGGAAGGAGTAGAAATAAAACTAATATTTGATGGATTGGGTTCATTTGGGAGAATATCTTTTAAATATAAGCGTGAACTAAAAGATGCAGGGGTCCAGTTCAGCTATTTTAAGGATTTGAACCGCTTTATAGCCCGTCTGAAGATCAATTACAGTAATCACAAGAAGATTGTCATCATTGACAGCAGGATTGCTTATACGGGCGGTATGAACATCGGAACCGAATATATAGACGGTGGAAGTAATTTTGAATCCTGGAGGGATACCCATGTCAGGCTTCAGGGAACGTCAGTCAAAATCCTTCAGACCATTTTTTTGACCGACTGGTTCAATTGCGGCTATGAAATGTTAGTGCAGGACAACTTCTTTCCGGAGGAAACAGAAAATATTCACGGTATTCCCATGCAGATTGCCGTGAGCGGACCCGATTCTCAATGGAATTCTATAGAGCTGTTGATATTTAACATGATTTCCAATGCTAATCATGAAGTTTATATTCAAAGCCCCTATTTTATTCCTGATCTGGCCATCATGAGGGCCATGGAATCAGCCGCTATGAGCGGCATTAAGATCACCCTCATGATGGCAGGCATTCCAGACAAAAGGATTGCCTGGTGGACTGCCTACACCTATTTTGAGCCCTTGTTGAGAGCGGGTGTCCGTATCCTTCACTACATGGGTGGTTTTCTTCATTCCAAGGTGGTGATCATGGACAACATCGTCAGTACCACAGGGACATGCAATATGGATATAAGAAGTTTCAGATTGAATTACGAGGTGAATTCTGTTTTTTACGATCAGAATATCACACAAGAATTGAAGGATCACTGTTTAAAGGATGAAGAAAAGTGCAGGGAGATTCTCATTGACGAAATCATGTCTTTGAAAATCTCCCAGAAACTGAGGAACTCTGTTTGCAGACTGTTTTCTCCCCTTATGTAA
- a CDS encoding FAD-dependent oxidoreductase, translating to MAGKIKELNADAWKSEVLGGGKVVVDFYSTECPPCEALASKFTALSELYGNDLKFVKVFRQGNRELSEELGVSSSPTLLYFENGNEIADRQTGGIKRSAIVENLDKMVGPELAAGIHNSIKTFTTEYDVAVLGGGPAGLTAATYLGQAHLKTVIIDIALTGGYMSTTHQVSNYPGFIEPQPGFMLAHYMSEQTKGAGVDFRPAVDVSSIDLVKKEILIDSVETIKANKIIIATGSSPRPLGVPGEVEYGGNGISYCATCDAKYFEDKDVIVIGGGNSAIEESLFIAKFAKSITIIHQFAELQANKQAQEEIFNNKKINILFEHEPREFIKNGSMDMSVVVEDLKSKERKTLNTNGIFVFVGFLPNLTGFPETLKKDQFGYLVTDEDMLTNLPDIYAAGDIRTKKFRQITTAVSDGTIAAIAISRELS from the coding sequence ATGGCTGGAAAAATTAAAGAATTGAATGCGGATGCATGGAAATCTGAAGTACTGGGTGGAGGAAAAGTTGTTGTTGACTTTTATTCCACTGAATGTCCCCCCTGTGAGGCTCTGGCCTCCAAATTTACGGCTCTAAGTGAACTGTATGGCAATGATCTGAAATTTGTTAAAGTATTCAGACAGGGAAACAGAGAACTGAGTGAAGAACTGGGAGTTTCAAGCTCTCCGACTTTATTATATTTTGAGAATGGAAATGAAATAGCTGATCGTCAAACCGGTGGGATCAAACGCTCAGCCATCGTTGAAAACCTAGATAAAATGGTTGGACCTGAATTGGCGGCCGGAATTCACAACAGCATTAAAACTTTCACGACCGAGTACGATGTTGCCGTTCTAGGGGGTGGTCCTGCGGGTCTCACTGCAGCAACCTACCTGGGACAGGCTCATCTGAAGACAGTCATTATTGATATCGCACTGACCGGGGGATATATGTCAACCACACATCAGGTCTCCAATTATCCCGGATTTATCGAACCTCAGCCGGGATTCATGCTGGCTCATTATATGAGTGAACAAACCAAGGGTGCCGGTGTGGATTTCAGACCAGCTGTCGATGTCAGTTCCATTGATCTGGTTAAAAAAGAAATTCTAATTGACAGTGTTGAAACCATAAAAGCAAATAAAATTATTATTGCTACAGGATCTTCACCACGACCACTGGGTGTCCCCGGTGAAGTAGAATATGGAGGGAATGGTATTTCCTATTGCGCAACCTGTGATGCCAAGTATTTTGAAGACAAAGATGTCATTGTCATCGGTGGTGGGAACAGCGCCATTGAGGAGTCTCTTTTCATTGCAAAATTTGCAAAATCCATCACGATAATTCATCAGTTTGCAGAACTACAGGCCAACAAGCAGGCTCAGGAAGAGATTTTTAACAATAAAAAGATCAATATTCTTTTTGAGCATGAGCCCAGGGAATTCATAAAGAATGGTTCCATGGATATGTCTGTTGTCGTTGAAGACCTGAAAAGCAAGGAAAGAAAAACCCTTAATACAAATGGAATATTCGTATTTGTAGGATTCTTACCGAATCTGACAGGCTTCCCTGAGACACTGAAGAAAGACCAATTTGGTTACCTTGTCACCGATGAGGATATGTTGACTAATCTACCGGATATATATGCAGCGGGAGATATCAGAACAAAAAAGTTCAGACAGATCACAACTGCAGTCTCTGACGGAACCATTGCCGCCATTGCCATATCCAGGGAATTGAGCTGA
- a CDS encoding radical SAM protein has product MQLRKSLHTITAQLKDSESWYILNPLSGEADLLDSAMALQFQNDKLEDPAPFIEKGYYMDEEKEKTLFRNSYLEISDQQEKAEIQVFYVPDYSCNFKCTYCYQGEYVQDSRPQDQKEVIDAFYAYLDQKFVGSDFYLTLFGGEPLLPSENHRKIIEYFLDKADERGLSIAIVTNGFSLESYLPRLKKSRIREIQLTIDGPRDMHDIRRPLKGGGSTFNIVSDAVSLCLENQIPVNLRVVLDKQNIDSLPELANHAIQKGWTASSLFKTQLGRNYELHSCQKEQEFLFSRISMYEHIYLLLQDHPEILEFHRPTFSLSRFLFEQGELPDPLFDSCPGGKTEWAFDYSGQIYSCTATVGKEGEELGQFFPEIKLNEELIEQWQERDVCSIEECRSCSVQLACGGGCAAVAKNRTGNILKPDCRPVKELMSLGLSMYFEE; this is encoded by the coding sequence ATGCAACTTAGAAAATCACTTCATACAATCACAGCGCAATTAAAAGATTCAGAATCCTGGTATATCCTGAATCCCCTTAGCGGAGAGGCTGATCTCCTTGATTCGGCAATGGCCCTTCAATTTCAGAATGATAAGCTTGAAGACCCGGCTCCCTTTATTGAAAAGGGTTACTATATGGATGAAGAAAAAGAAAAAACTCTGTTCCGTAACTCATATCTGGAGATTAGCGACCAGCAGGAAAAAGCAGAAATACAGGTTTTTTATGTACCCGATTACAGTTGTAACTTTAAATGCACCTATTGTTATCAGGGGGAATACGTACAAGATTCCAGACCTCAGGATCAAAAAGAGGTCATTGATGCTTTTTACGCCTATCTTGATCAAAAATTTGTAGGCAGTGATTTTTATCTGACCCTCTTCGGGGGAGAACCACTTCTCCCATCGGAAAATCATAGAAAAATAATTGAATATTTTCTGGATAAAGCCGATGAGCGTGGTCTTTCTATCGCCATCGTTACAAACGGATTCTCTCTGGAATCCTATCTTCCCCGTCTGAAAAAATCCAGAATACGGGAAATTCAGCTGACCATTGATGGGCCCAGGGACATGCATGATATAAGACGTCCCTTGAAAGGGGGAGGGTCAACATTTAATATCGTTTCAGATGCAGTCAGTCTCTGTCTTGAAAATCAGATACCCGTCAACCTGAGAGTTGTTCTGGATAAACAGAATATTGACAGCCTGCCCGAACTGGCCAATCATGCCATCCAGAAAGGATGGACCGCTTCGAGTCTGTTTAAAACACAGCTGGGAAGAAATTATGAGCTACATTCCTGCCAAAAAGAGCAGGAATTCCTCTTCAGCAGAATCAGTATGTATGAACACATTTATCTACTGCTTCAGGATCATCCGGAAATCCTTGAATTTCATAGACCCACTTTTTCCTTATCCCGCTTTCTTTTTGAACAGGGAGAACTCCCGGACCCTCTTTTTGATTCCTGTCCGGGAGGAAAGACTGAGTGGGCCTTTGATTACAGCGGACAAATTTATTCATGTACTGCTACAGTGGGCAAGGAAGGGGAAGAATTAGGGCAATTTTTCCCAGAAATAAAACTTAATGAAGAATTGATTGAACAATGGCAGGAACGGGATGTCTGTTCCATTGAAGAATGCAGGAGTTGCTCGGTCCAGCTAGCCTGTGGTGGAGGTTGTGCCGCTGTCGCCAAAAACAGGACTGGAAATATTCTAAAACCGGACTGCCGCCCTGTAAAAGAACTCATGTCTTTGGGTTTATCGATGTATTTTGAAGAATAG
- a CDS encoding methyltransferase domain-containing protein, giving the protein MKSIDAINIRYTELADSDCCLSCGKAIQFAGAEKGETCLDLGSGRGNDVLRMADQVGPNGFVYGIDLSDGMIRKAKKTAEKLGIKNVEFIHSDLETLPLKCGTVDLVISNCVLNHIENKSKAWAEIYRVIKTGGRFTISDIYSSETVPLEYANDPVAVSECWAGAVTKEVYLSLLEEAGFTQVNILEESKPYEKGKISVVSFTLTGFKAGKCCC; this is encoded by the coding sequence GTGAAAAGTATCGACGCAATCAATATACGATATACAGAATTGGCCGACAGTGATTGTTGCCTTTCTTGCGGTAAAGCCATTCAGTTTGCCGGAGCGGAAAAAGGAGAAACCTGCCTTGATCTGGGAAGTGGACGAGGAAATGATGTCCTGAGAATGGCCGATCAGGTAGGACCGAATGGGTTTGTATACGGTATTGATCTCTCAGATGGAATGATCAGAAAAGCCAAAAAAACAGCCGAAAAGCTGGGAATCAAAAATGTTGAGTTTATTCACTCAGATCTGGAAACTCTTCCCCTTAAATGTGGAACTGTAGACCTGGTTATTTCAAATTGTGTACTCAATCATATTGAAAATAAGAGTAAAGCCTGGGCCGAGATTTACAGGGTTATAAAAACAGGTGGACGTTTCACCATCAGTGATATCTATTCTTCCGAGACGGTTCCTCTGGAATATGCCAATGATCCTGTTGCAGTTTCAGAATGCTGGGCCGGAGCTGTCACGAAAGAAGTGTACCTCTCTCTTCTCGAAGAAGCCGGTTTTACTCAGGTGAATATTCTTGAAGAGAGCAAGCCTTATGAAAAAGGGAAAATCAGTGTAGTCAGTTTCACATTGACTGGTTTTAAAGCCGGGAAATGTTGCTGTTAA
- a CDS encoding ABC transporter ATP-binding protein translates to MLKIKNISTYYGNIHALKDISIDVSEGEIITLIGANGAGKSTTLMSISGVVPIRSGAIEFEGKDISSMSPDKIVSLGISQVPEGRRIFPQLSVKENLDMGAFLRNDKEEIKKDITYIYDLFPRLAERRNQQGGTLSGGEQQMLAISRALMARPRLLLLDEPSLGLAPLIVQQIFNIIKKVNKENNTTIFLVEQNANMALKIAHRGYVLETGRISMTDNADKLLSNEDVKKAYLGI, encoded by the coding sequence ATGCTTAAAATTAAAAATATCAGCACTTACTACGGTAATATTCATGCCTTGAAGGATATCTCCATTGATGTTTCCGAAGGTGAGATTATTACCCTCATCGGTGCCAATGGCGCAGGAAAGTCAACGACATTGATGTCCATCAGCGGCGTCGTTCCCATTAGATCAGGGGCTATCGAATTTGAAGGAAAGGATATCTCATCCATGTCACCTGATAAGATTGTCTCATTAGGAATCTCTCAGGTTCCCGAGGGGCGTCGTATTTTTCCTCAACTCTCTGTGAAAGAAAATCTGGATATGGGAGCCTTTCTCAGAAATGATAAAGAAGAGATAAAAAAAGACATAACTTATATCTATGACCTTTTCCCAAGACTGGCAGAAAGAAGAAACCAGCAGGGTGGAACATTAAGCGGTGGAGAGCAGCAGATGCTGGCTATCTCCAGAGCCTTGATGGCCAGGCCCCGTCTGCTTCTACTGGATGAGCCTTCTCTGGGGCTGGCACCTCTGATTGTACAGCAGATTTTCAATATTATAAAAAAAGTCAACAAAGAGAATAATACGACTATTTTCCTGGTGGAGCAGAATGCCAATATGGCACTTAAGATAGCCCACAGAGGGTATGTTCTTGAAACAGGTCGTATCAGTATGACCGATAATGCAGACAAACTGCTTTCCAACGAAGATGTTAAAAAGGCATATCTGGGAATTTAA
- a CDS encoding ABC transporter ATP-binding protein, with protein MSEAPILEVNDLSMVFGGLRAVDNVSLNIKKGEIVALIGPNGAGKTTFFNCVTGVYVPTHGEIKVNIPNGKSSILNGLKPNVINGKGLARTFQNIRLFSNMSVLENVMIGRHQSLKSGILSSVIRTKKNRIEETQVIDDCYEILKKIGLEMFVNEIAKNLPYGAQRRLEIARAMATNPFLLLLDEPAAGMNPQETKDLVHLIKKLRTDEDISILLIEHDMSLVMSLSERIYVVDYGKMIAEGTPQEIKNNREVIKAYLGEDIDA; from the coding sequence ATGAGTGAAGCCCCCATATTGGAAGTCAATGACCTGTCCATGGTTTTCGGAGGTCTCCGGGCTGTTGATAATGTCAGTTTGAACATTAAAAAGGGTGAGATCGTAGCCCTTATCGGTCCCAATGGTGCCGGAAAAACAACATTCTTCAACTGTGTAACCGGTGTTTATGTCCCGACTCATGGTGAGATCAAGGTGAACATTCCCAATGGAAAATCATCGATATTAAACGGCCTTAAACCAAATGTTATCAACGGAAAGGGGCTGGCAAGAACCTTTCAGAACATAAGATTATTCAGTAATATGTCTGTTCTTGAAAATGTGATGATCGGCCGGCATCAGTCCTTGAAATCAGGAATTCTCAGTTCTGTTATCAGAACTAAAAAAAACCGGATTGAAGAAACGCAGGTGATTGATGACTGCTATGAAATTCTAAAGAAGATAGGGCTTGAAATGTTCGTCAATGAAATAGCCAAAAATCTTCCCTATGGTGCTCAGAGACGGCTTGAAATCGCCAGAGCCATGGCGACCAATCCCTTCCTCCTACTACTGGATGAACCGGCTGCCGGCATGAATCCTCAGGAAACAAAAGACCTTGTTCATCTGATTAAGAAGCTGCGAACGGATGAAGACATTTCCATCCTCCTTATTGAACATGATATGAGTCTCGTCATGTCTCTGTCTGAGCGGATCTATGTCGTCGATTATGGAAAAATGATAGCAGAAGGCACTCCTCAGGAAATAAAAAATAACAGAGAAGTCATAAAAGCCTATCTGGGAGAGGATATTGATGCTTAA
- a CDS encoding branched-chain amino acid ABC transporter permease, which translates to MFSIKELKRAFLTSLWFMFLTFPLLVMKVNTITDTVIWRWMNLLYVGVGSFFLSILWKYLLERRDRKGSSTSRNPLTEKISKYMEKKNDRYSSMAVLILIVLLYPFIMSMYQTSILTTALMYVVLGLGLNIVVGFGGLLHLGYAAFYAVGAYTYGLLFYHFGLGFWVCLPLGAILSALFGIILGFPILRLRGDYLAIVTLAFGQMVRLILENWNDFSFGPSGIANIPRPDFFGKELNLAQVTNFTYFIAIGLTILTIFVIRRMESSKMGRAWEAMREDEIACQSMGIDIARAKLTAFSMGALWAGIMGVLFAAKTTFINPASFTTWESIVILCIVVIGGMGSIPGVIVGALLFILTPEYLRAFSQYRMLIFGIALVLMMIFRPGGIIPKVRKSYKFAADKNKSQEGEA; encoded by the coding sequence ATGTTTAGTATTAAAGAATTAAAAAGAGCCTTTTTGACTTCTTTATGGTTTATGTTTCTGACATTTCCACTCCTTGTCATGAAAGTAAATACCATAACAGACACAGTCATCTGGCGCTGGATGAATCTCCTCTATGTGGGAGTAGGATCTTTTTTCCTATCCATCCTCTGGAAATATCTTCTTGAAAGAAGAGATAGGAAAGGATCAAGTACAAGTAGAAACCCTCTTACAGAAAAAATCAGCAAATACATGGAGAAAAAGAATGACCGATATTCTTCCATGGCTGTTTTAATTCTGATTGTCCTTCTATATCCCTTTATCATGTCCATGTACCAGACAAGCATCCTGACCACAGCCTTGATGTATGTCGTTCTTGGATTAGGATTGAATATCGTTGTTGGTTTTGGCGGTTTGCTTCACCTCGGATATGCGGCTTTTTATGCCGTCGGCGCCTATACCTATGGGCTGCTGTTTTACCATTTTGGTTTAGGTTTCTGGGTTTGTCTTCCCCTGGGCGCCATCCTGAGTGCCTTATTCGGGATCATCCTTGGTTTCCCCATCCTTCGCCTCCGGGGAGACTATCTGGCAATAGTGACCCTGGCCTTTGGACAAATGGTCCGTCTTATTCTTGAAAACTGGAATGATTTTTCTTTTGGTCCCAGCGGTATCGCCAATATTCCCAGACCGGATTTCTTCGGAAAGGAACTGAACCTGGCCCAAGTCACAAACTTCACCTATTTTATAGCGATCGGACTTACGATCCTGACAATTTTCGTGATCAGAAGAATGGAAAGTTCAAAGATGGGCCGTGCCTGGGAAGCCATGCGGGAGGATGAGATTGCCTGCCAGTCCATGGGTATTGATATTGCAAGAGCCAAGCTGACGGCATTTTCCATGGGAGCCCTATGGGCCGGGATTATGGGTGTCCTCTTTGCTGCCAAAACGACATTCATCAACCCTGCCAGTTTCACGACCTGGGAGTCTATTGTTATTCTTTGTATTGTTGTCATCGGTGGTATGGGTTCCATACCGGGGGTTATTGTGGGTGCACTGCTATTCATACTCACGCCGGAATATCTCAGAGCCTTTTCACAGTATAGAATGCTTATTTTTGGTATCGCCCTTGTTCTCATGATGATTTTCAGGCCAGGCGGGATAATTCCAAAGGTCAGAAAATCCTACAAATTTGCGGCTGATAAGAATAAATCACAGGAGGGTGAGGCATGA
- a CDS encoding branched-chain amino acid ABC transporter permease LivH, whose translation MNFEYFFALLLGGLTRGSIYALIALGYTMVYGIIKLINFAHGEIYMIGAFTALIIGGALSFTGMNPVLIFVIASIAAIIYSAAYGVTLEKLAYRPLRNAPRLSALISAIGMSIFFQNYVLLAQTSDFLPFPTLLPRLKILALIEHLISTTQLLILISTAVVMILLTLLIQFTKMGKSMRATSQDKQMAQLVGINVDNVISMTFLIGSATAALGGVLISSHTGQINFYIGFIAGIKAFVAAVLGGIGSVPGAVLGSFILGLTESFGTGYISSDYEDAFAFIILILILIFKPSGLLGRKENEKV comes from the coding sequence ATGAATTTTGAATACTTTTTTGCCCTTCTACTGGGCGGGCTTACCAGAGGGAGTATCTATGCATTGATTGCATTGGGATACACCATGGTTTACGGTATTATCAAACTTATAAACTTTGCCCATGGTGAAATTTATATGATTGGCGCTTTTACTGCTCTCATTATCGGCGGTGCTCTTTCTTTTACAGGTATGAACCCCGTACTTATTTTTGTGATTGCTTCAATTGCTGCTATCATTTATTCAGCAGCCTATGGAGTCACTCTTGAAAAACTGGCTTACCGTCCCTTGAGAAATGCCCCTCGTCTTTCCGCTCTGATCAGTGCCATCGGTATGTCCATCTTTTTTCAGAATTATGTTCTGTTGGCACAAACCTCAGATTTTCTTCCTTTTCCCACTTTATTACCAAGATTAAAAATTCTGGCTCTCATCGAGCACCTTATCAGCACAACACAGCTGTTAATCCTGATATCAACAGCGGTGGTAATGATTCTTTTAACACTGCTTATACAGTTTACAAAAATGGGTAAATCCATGAGAGCCACATCCCAGGATAAGCAGATGGCTCAACTGGTAGGAATCAATGTGGATAATGTTATTTCTATGACCTTTCTAATCGGTTCAGCCACGGCAGCCCTGGGCGGCGTGCTTATCAGTTCACATACCGGGCAGATAAACTTCTACATCGGTTTTATAGCGGGAATAAAGGCCTTTGTCGCGGCTGTACTGGGAGGAATAGGAAGTGTACCCGGTGCCGTCCTGGGAAGCTTTATTTTAGGGCTGACCGAGAGTTTCGGTACAGGTTATATCTCTAGTGATTATGAAGATGCTTTTGCCTTTATCATCCTGATTCTCATTCTGATTTTCAAACCTTCAGGGCTTCTCGGTAGAAAAGAAAATGAAAAAGTCTGA
- a CDS encoding branched-chain amino acid ABC transporter substrate-binding protein codes for MKDNKKKKLLILLLISFVALGAFANGQGETDTIKIGVAGAHSGDLASYGIPSIKAAELVVDMYNAKGGVLGKQIELVIEDDVCKPEVATNTAAKLVGENVIAVIGHICSGATKAALGIYKNEQIITMSPSATNPPLTKSGDYPNFFRTIAPDDAQADVEVAFAVDKLGLKKIAVLHDKGDYGKGFAEFCNALLETKSGVEVVLFEGIQVGAVDYSAIINKIANSGAEALIFGGYHPEASKLISQMRKKNLDIPFLSDDGVKDDTFIKVAAEYAEGVYATGPVDTTSNPMAIKATEDLMAKYGEEPGAFFLNAYAATVAVINAIEKAGSTEYAAIDAALKSEYVETPLGKISFDKNGDAIGVGFAVYQVQNGAYIQLK; via the coding sequence ATTAAGGATAACAAAAAGAAAAAGTTATTAATATTATTACTCATTTCTTTCGTTGCGCTTGGTGCTTTTGCCAATGGCCAGGGAGAAACTGATACCATTAAGATCGGCGTTGCAGGGGCTCACTCGGGAGACCTCGCATCTTACGGAATTCCTTCCATCAAAGCCGCAGAGCTTGTTGTGGATATGTACAATGCCAAGGGCGGAGTACTGGGAAAACAGATTGAACTCGTCATTGAAGATGACGTTTGTAAACCTGAAGTAGCTACAAATACGGCTGCAAAACTTGTAGGTGAAAATGTTATTGCTGTTATAGGTCATATTTGCAGCGGTGCTACCAAAGCAGCCCTGGGAATCTATAAGAATGAGCAGATTATCACCATGTCTCCTTCTGCTACAAACCCTCCTCTGACAAAGAGTGGAGATTATCCTAACTTTTTCAGAACAATTGCACCCGATGACGCTCAGGCTGATGTTGAAGTCGCTTTTGCTGTTGATAAACTGGGACTAAAGAAAATAGCTGTCCTCCATGACAAGGGTGACTACGGAAAAGGTTTTGCCGAATTCTGTAATGCACTTCTGGAGACAAAATCTGGTGTGGAAGTTGTTCTATTTGAAGGAATTCAGGTTGGTGCAGTAGATTATTCTGCCATCATCAACAAAATTGCCAATTCTGGTGCAGAGGCTCTGATCTTTGGTGGTTACCACCCCGAAGCTTCTAAACTGATCAGCCAGATGAGAAAGAAAAACCTGGATATCCCCTTCCTGTCTGATGATGGTGTTAAAGACGATACCTTTATCAAGGTAGCTGCAGAATATGCAGAAGGTGTATACGCAACCGGTCCTGTTGATACAACATCCAACCCCATGGCTATCAAAGCGACTGAAGATCTTATGGCAAAATACGGAGAAGAGCCCGGTGCTTTTTTCCTGAATGCTTATGCTGCCACTGTTGCTGTGATCAATGCTATCGAAAAAGCCGGTTCTACCGAGTATGCTGCCATTGATGCTGCTCTTAAGAGTGAGTATGTAGAGACTCCTCTTGGAAAAATCAGCTTTGATAAAAATGGCGATGCTATCGGTGTGGGCTTTGCCGTATACCAGGTTCAGAACGGAGCTTACATACAACTGAAGTAA